In one Niallia taxi genomic region, the following are encoded:
- the queC gene encoding 7-cyano-7-deazaguanine synthase QueC encodes MLRDEKAVVVFSGGQDSTTCLFWALETFKEVEVVTFNYNQRHKAEIQCAIDIADELGVKHHLLDMELLNQLAPNALTRSDIEVKEGENGELPSTFVPGRNLVFLSFASILASQIGAKHIITGVCETDFSGYPDCRDSFVKSLNVTLNLAMDTSFVIHTPLMWLDKAETWKLADELGRLDYVREKTLTCYEGVIGDGCGQCPSCVLRKAGLDKYLQEKEAN; translated from the coding sequence ATGTTAAGAGATGAAAAAGCAGTTGTAGTTTTTAGTGGCGGTCAAGACAGCACGACATGTTTGTTCTGGGCGTTGGAAACATTTAAAGAGGTAGAGGTTGTTACCTTTAATTATAACCAAAGACATAAGGCGGAAATTCAATGTGCGATTGATATTGCTGATGAGCTTGGTGTAAAGCATCACCTTTTAGATATGGAATTATTAAATCAATTGGCACCAAATGCTCTAACTAGAAGTGATATTGAAGTCAAAGAAGGAGAAAACGGGGAGCTTCCTTCTACGTTTGTTCCAGGAAGAAATCTTGTTTTCTTATCCTTTGCTTCTATATTGGCAAGCCAAATTGGTGCAAAGCATATTATTACAGGCGTTTGTGAAACAGACTTCAGTGGATATCCAGATTGCCGTGATTCTTTTGTAAAATCACTTAATGTGACGCTTAATTTGGCAATGGATACTTCATTTGTTATTCATACACCATTAATGTGGCTTGATAAAGCGGAAACGTGGAAGCTTGCTGACGAATTAGGCAGACTTGATTATGTGAGAGAAAAAACATTAACATGCTATGAAGGTGTTATCGGGGATGGCTGCGGGCAATGTCCGTCTTGTGTTTTGAGAAAGG